From the genome of Candidatus Zixiibacteriota bacterium:
CAGTACGCCATCGCGGACGGCGAACTGTACGTACTCGAAGTCAACCCACGCGCCTCCCGCACCGTGCCCTACGTCGCCAAAGCCACCGGCCAACCGCTGGCGAAAATCGCCACCCGTCTCATGCTCGGGCGCACCTTGCGCGAACTCGGTTTGACCGAAGATCTGCCGGTATCGCGCTACTTTGTGAAAACGCCGGTCTTCCCCTTCGTCAAATTCCCCGGTGTCGATCCGCGCCTGTCGCCGGAGATGCGCTCGACCGGCGAGGTGATGGGCGTCGGCAACGACTTCGGTAGCGCCTTCTTCAAGGCTCAATTGGCCGCCGGATTGCGGCTCCCTGCCGAAGGCGCGATTCTGATCAGCGTCAACGATCGCGACAAGAAGGGCATTCTCAGCGTCGCGCGCAGATTCCACGCGCTCGGTTTTACCGTCATGGCGACCACCGGCACGGCGTCCTTCCTCAACGATCTGGGTGTCGATGCGGTGAGCGTCCTCAAGGTTTCCGAAGGCCGCCCCAATTGCGTCGACGTTATCAAGAGCGGCAGCGTGCATCTGGTCATCAATACGCCGCTTGGCGAAACCTCGCACCGCGACGGCTGGTCGATCCGCACCGCCGCCCTGCAGCACAATGTGCCCTGCATCACCACTCTCTCCGGCGCCGCTGCGGCGGTCGAGGCGGTCGCGGCGCTGCGTCGCGGCCAACTCGAACCGCTCGCGCTCCAGGAACTCAAAGACCGACCCGCCCCCGACTCGCTCGTATAAGATTGTCCGCTTATCTGATTGGCGCGCGTTGCTGAGCCGGACTCAAGCGCGCTTGCAGCGCCGCCCGACGATTGCGGCTCACGGCATGCTCCGACCCATCCTTGAGCACGAGTTGACACCGCCCGAGCGCCAGCAGGCGGAATTCCCTGACCGCACTCAGGTTGATGATCGACGTCCGGTGAATTCGCAGGAACCGCGTGGGATCGAGCCGCTCTTCCATCTCCCGGATCGAGGCAAACAGCAGGTGCGCCTTGCCGCGCACCGAGATCTTTACAAAGTGATCGTCGGAGCGAATCCAGTCGATCGCGGCCGTCTCGATCGAAAGCGACAGCCGCCCCGACTTGACGAACACCCGCTGCAGATAGCGCGGCTCGTGTTCAACGGCTGGCGTGTGATGCCAGTATTCGAGCAACTCGCGAATGCGCTTTGCCTGCCGCTGCCGCGGTCGCGCATCCAGCTCGCGGCGCGCGCGCGCCAGCGCCTGCGCCAGTCGCTCGCGTCGAATCGGCTTGAGCAGATAGTCCAACGCGTGATACTCGAACGCCTTCAACGCATAGCGATCATAGGCCGTGACAAAAATCACGATCGGCGCCGACTCCCCCAGTCGCTCCAGCACGGCAAACCCGTCCTGCCCCGGCATGCGGATATCGAGGAACATCAAGTCCGGCCGCAGCTCCGTCACCGCCGCCACCGCCGCGCGGCCGTCTTTGCATTCGCCGACGATCTCGACATCGTTGCGATCGGCCAGCAACAATCGCAGCAGTTCGCGTGCCGGCAGTTCGTCGTCAACGATGAGCGCGCGCATTGGCGCGGGCAGCTTCGCCGCCATTTTCGCCTGCCTCTCTCGTCATGGAATAAGGAATTCTGAGTTGTACGCGATACTCCGTCGGATCGCTCGCAACCGTAAGCAAATCCTGGCGGCCCTCGTACAGGTACGCCAGTCGCTCGCGCAGATCCGCCAGGCCGCGGCCGCAGCCTTCCGTCAACACCGTCGTCGCAGCCGAAACAGAATTGCTGACTTCCAAATGCAGCAACTCATCCGTCCGCCGGCCGGCTATCCGCACCCATCCCGCGCCGTCCGCCAGTCCGTGTTTGACGGCGTTCTCAACCAGCGGCTGCAGAATCAGACTCGGCACCATCGCCGCTTCGAGCGCGGCATCAACATTAACCTGCGCCGCCATCGACTCCGGGTAGCGGCGCGCCATCAAGCTCAGGTAGAGTCGCGTGAATTCCAGTTCTTCCGCCAGCCGGACAAATTGCGCTTCGCTGCGGTCAAGGCTGAGTCGCAGCAGGCTCGCCAGATCGACCAGCGCCTCGTATGCCGGCGCCGTGCGATCACTGAGGACCAGCGCCGAAATCGTGTTCAGCGTGTTGAACAGAAAATGCGGATGCAATCTCCCCTTGAGTTGCTCCAATTGCGATTCCGCCAATTGCCGCCGCAACTGCCCCTCCAGTCGCTCGCGTTCCAGCAGCCGCCGGTAATACAGCGCGCCGTGCTCGATGCCGACCACCACCCCGAACGCCAGGAAGTACCAGGTGGAGTGCATCGTCAGCACGAAGCGCAGCATGTCGCCGAAACCGTAACTTCCCGGCTCGTTGATCACCGCCAGAATGATCAACGCGTAGCCGGCCGAATAGATCAGGGTCAACGCCATCCCAAGCAGCAACAGTGCGCCCAAATGGCGCCAACGGCAAGCCCGATCAAGCCGGAATCGCGCGGCGATCATGAAAATCACCGGCACCAGCGCGCCCCAGAAATACCACACGCCGCACTTGGCTGCCACCAGTTCCCACCATGTGTAGGGATACCGACCTTGCGGAAAAAACCACCAATGCGTCGCCGAACCCAGCGCAATCAGCGTCCACAACAGCAGCGCGAT
Proteins encoded in this window:
- a CDS encoding response regulator transcription factor; the protein is MRALIVDDELPARELLRLLLADRNDVEIVGECKDGRAAVAAVTELRPDLMFLDIRMPGQDGFAVLERLGESAPIVIFVTAYDRYALKAFEYHALDYLLKPIRRERLAQALARARRELDARPRQRQAKRIRELLEYWHHTPAVEHEPRYLQRVFVKSGRLSLSIETAAIDWIRSDDHFVKISVRGKAHLLFASIREMEERLDPTRFLRIHRTSIINLSAVREFRLLALGRCQLVLKDGSEHAVSRNRRAALQARLSPAQQRAPIR
- the carB gene encoding carbamoyl phosphate synthase large subunit (four CarB-CarA dimers form the carbamoyl phosphate synthetase holoenzyme that catalyzes the production of carbamoyl phosphate; CarB is responsible for the amidotransferase activity), whose translation is QYAIADGELYVLEVNPRASRTVPYVAKATGQPLAKIATRLMLGRTLRELGLTEDLPVSRYFVKTPVFPFVKFPGVDPRLSPEMRSTGEVMGVGNDFGSAFFKAQLAAGLRLPAEGAILISVNDRDKKGILSVARRFHALGFTVMATTGTASFLNDLGVDAVSVLKVSEGRPNCVDVIKSGSVHLVINTPLGETSHRDGWSIRTAALQHNVPCITTLSGAAAAVEAVAALRRGQLEPLALQELKDRPAPDSLV
- a CDS encoding histidine kinase codes for the protein MACSEFLSNDSTHTGSATLELIRRAVPARGLRVVIALLLWTLIALGSATHWWFFPQGRYPYTWWELVAAKCGVWYFWGALVPVIFMIAARFRLDRACRWRHLGALLLLGMALTLIYSAGYALIILAVINEPGSYGFGDMLRFVLTMHSTWYFLAFGVVVGIEHGALYYRRLLERERLEGQLRRQLAESQLEQLKGRLHPHFLFNTLNTISALVLSDRTAPAYEALVDLASLLRLSLDRSEAQFVRLAEELEFTRLYLSLMARRYPESMAAQVNVDAALEAAMVPSLILQPLVENAVKHGLADGAGWVRIAGRRTDELLHLEVSNSVSAATTVLTEGCGRGLADLRERLAYLYEGRQDLLTVASDPTEYRVQLRIPYSMTREAGENGGEAARANARAHR